The Fulvivirga ligni genome window below encodes:
- a CDS encoding DUF547 domain-containing protein, with protein sequence MKAVIKYMFIPLMLISVMACNSTARSSSAEPPSHKLWDELVKRHVDAEGLVDYKGFVKDKKQLEEYLSQVSSHAPDKAKWSKAEQLAYWINAYNAFTIKLIVDNYPVESIQDLHPTLKIPGINTVWHKKFFKIGGKESSLDEIEHDILRKEFNEPRIHFAINCASYSCPQLRNEAYTAPKIEQQLKEQAISFVNDGKRNKIEKNHVELSKIFSWFTKDFTKKGDLIDFLNQYSKVKISKDADIDYLDYDWRLNEQE encoded by the coding sequence ATGAAAGCTGTGATTAAATATATGTTTATTCCTTTGATGCTTATATCTGTAATGGCTTGTAATAGTACAGCCAGAAGCAGTTCGGCTGAGCCTCCGTCTCATAAGCTTTGGGATGAACTAGTGAAGAGGCACGTAGATGCAGAAGGATTAGTAGACTACAAAGGCTTTGTAAAAGATAAAAAGCAGCTGGAAGAATACCTGAGTCAGGTAAGTAGTCATGCACCGGATAAGGCAAAATGGTCTAAGGCTGAGCAGCTGGCCTATTGGATCAATGCTTACAATGCATTCACTATCAAACTGATAGTTGATAATTATCCAGTGGAAAGTATTCAGGATCTGCACCCTACTTTGAAGATTCCTGGAATTAATACCGTGTGGCACAAGAAGTTCTTCAAAATAGGAGGCAAGGAGAGCAGCCTTGACGAGATTGAGCATGATATACTTAGAAAGGAGTTTAATGAACCAAGAATACACTTTGCCATTAACTGCGCGTCATACTCTTGCCCTCAGCTTAGGAATGAAGCTTATACCGCACCGAAGATTGAACAACAACTGAAAGAGCAAGCCATATCATTTGTTAATGATGGTAAGCGTAATAAAATAGAGAAAAATCATGTTGAGCTATCCAAGATATTTAGCTGGTTCACCAAGGATTTTACTAAAAAAGGCGATCTGATCGATTTTCTAAATCAGTACAGTAAAGTCAAAATCTCCAAAGATGCAGATATAGATTATCTGGATTATGACTGGAGGTTGAATGAGCAGGAGTAA
- a CDS encoding helix-turn-helix domain-containing protein: MSDIPIRQLSDLPSDSHFKIKNLHTLLSRKELSEPLHRHSFYYLLIVEKGHGIHAIDFAEYEVKAGSAFLLKPGQVHALHINQPAHGYILQFGKELLSTTQTSHLRSLAQNSPIQLSEESLRKVILITKSIENEYLEQKQHFEEAIGSWMNLLFIELNRQQKKAVLSTDQTHAQEKLDTFTELLEANIQTCKQVSEYADNLHLSTYQLNAITKKLIGKTASGIINEQIILEAKRHLLTTNNQVNEIAYHLGYTDPSYFIRFFKKHMDLSPEAFRKKYK; this comes from the coding sequence ATGAGTGATATACCAATTCGCCAACTTTCTGATTTGCCCAGTGATTCACATTTCAAAATAAAAAATCTCCACACCCTCCTATCCAGAAAGGAACTCTCCGAACCATTACACCGGCATAGCTTTTACTACCTGTTGATCGTAGAAAAAGGACATGGTATTCATGCGATCGATTTTGCAGAATATGAAGTCAAGGCAGGCTCCGCGTTTTTATTAAAGCCGGGGCAGGTCCATGCGCTACATATCAATCAACCTGCACATGGTTACATCCTACAGTTTGGCAAAGAACTGCTCTCAACTACCCAAACCAGCCATCTCAGATCACTAGCTCAAAATAGCCCGATTCAACTGAGCGAGGAAAGTCTTCGAAAGGTTATTCTCATCACCAAAAGCATCGAAAATGAGTATTTGGAACAAAAGCAACATTTTGAAGAGGCCATCGGATCATGGATGAACCTTTTGTTTATTGAATTAAATCGTCAACAGAAAAAAGCTGTTTTATCTACCGACCAGACTCATGCACAAGAGAAACTGGATACCTTCACTGAGCTCTTAGAGGCCAACATTCAAACTTGCAAACAGGTATCAGAATACGCTGACAATCTTCATCTTAGCACTTACCAGCTCAATGCAATCACTAAAAAATTAATTGGTAAAACCGCCTCTGGAATAATCAATGAACAAATAATTCTGGAAGCTAAGAGACACCTACTCACTACTAATAACCAGGTCAATGAAATCGCTTATCACCTGGGATATACTGATCCTTCTTACTTTATCAGGTTTTTCAAAAAGCATATGGACCTTTCACCAGAAGCATTCCGCAAGAAGTACAAATAA
- a CDS encoding TIGR04283 family arsenosugar biosynthesis glycosyltransferase: MEISIIIPTYNEEANILPLLHFLEEEISGKSAEIIVIDGGSTDATRTRVMETSARFMLSENKGRAFQMNEAAEVAKGDLLYFVHADTRPPVGFYEHLLNAVNNRIKAGCFTSIFDWAHPFLRFCNWFSRLPFWFCRGGGQTLFVNKWLFKHLEGFDTSMMIMEEYDFIERVKEVERFKVIKENAISSARDYRANGAVRLQMIYAYVFFLYSIGASQEKMVKTIKKHVVKPSKSCID, translated from the coding sequence ATGGAAATTTCCATTATCATTCCTACGTATAATGAAGAAGCCAATATTCTCCCTTTATTACATTTTTTAGAAGAGGAAATTAGCGGTAAGTCGGCTGAGATTATTGTGATTGATGGAGGTAGCACTGATGCCACCAGGACGAGGGTGATGGAAACATCCGCCAGATTTATGCTAAGCGAAAATAAGGGCAGAGCTTTTCAGATGAACGAAGCTGCTGAGGTGGCCAAAGGAGACCTTTTGTATTTTGTGCATGCAGATACCAGGCCGCCGGTAGGGTTTTATGAACATCTACTTAATGCTGTCAATAATCGAATCAAAGCGGGCTGTTTTACATCAATTTTTGATTGGGCGCATCCTTTTTTGCGATTTTGTAATTGGTTTTCGAGGTTGCCTTTTTGGTTTTGTAGGGGCGGTGGGCAAACACTATTTGTAAACAAATGGTTATTCAAGCACCTGGAAGGTTTCGATACTTCTATGATGATCATGGAAGAATACGATTTTATAGAGCGGGTGAAAGAGGTGGAGAGATTTAAGGTGATTAAGGAAAACGCCATATCCTCTGCCAGAGATTACCGGGCTAACGGAGCTGTAAGGCTTCAGATGATCTATGCCTATGTATTTTTCTTATACTCCATTGGAGCATCTCAGGAGAAAATGGTAAAGACCATTAAAAAGCATGTGGTAAAACCTTCTAAATCATGTATAGATTAA
- a CDS encoding gliding motility protein GldB-related protein, which produces MKPIITLLFSCLPFALFAQSLMSSDPGEAQFITTDIDNFWAAYDKMDIEKNPFSEYLDQGSVGLKDFIPYRIESDKNLLKTVKKRKDDYLAIRDKLDLSIVNQKILTYYKKLASLYPEAQFPTTYYVIGAFNSGGTASKNGIIIGVEVLQGQLATAEFMVAHESVHFNQNYPKSITLLGQCIREGAADFIAGLMIDSDLSDRYSFQYGSEHEEELCKDFTQIMNDKNYHGWLYGGKRKEGMPKDMGYWMGYKICEAYYQNAEDKKTAVKEILNIADYQSFLSKSGYLNSFMSQ; this is translated from the coding sequence ATGAAACCTATTATTACCTTATTATTCAGTTGCTTACCGTTTGCCCTCTTTGCTCAATCGCTTATGTCGTCTGATCCAGGTGAGGCTCAATTTATCACTACAGACATAGATAATTTCTGGGCTGCTTATGATAAAATGGACATAGAAAAAAATCCATTTTCTGAATACTTAGACCAGGGTTCCGTCGGCCTCAAGGACTTTATTCCCTACAGAATTGAGAGCGATAAAAACCTTCTAAAAACGGTAAAAAAACGAAAAGACGATTACCTGGCTATTCGCGACAAGTTAGATCTCAGCATCGTTAATCAGAAGATACTTACTTATTATAAGAAGCTAGCATCTCTCTATCCTGAGGCACAATTTCCTACCACCTACTATGTGATAGGGGCTTTCAATTCTGGCGGAACGGCCTCCAAAAATGGCATAATCATAGGAGTAGAAGTGCTACAAGGTCAACTCGCTACGGCCGAGTTTATGGTAGCGCATGAATCTGTGCATTTCAATCAGAACTATCCTAAATCGATCACCTTACTAGGGCAGTGCATAAGAGAAGGGGCCGCTGATTTCATTGCCGGCCTTATGATTGACTCCGACCTCAGTGACCGATATTCATTTCAATATGGCAGTGAACATGAAGAAGAGTTATGCAAGGATTTTACTCAAATAATGAATGACAAAAACTACCATGGCTGGCTATATGGTGGCAAAAGAAAAGAAGGTATGCCGAAGGATATGGGCTATTGGATGGGGTATAAAATATGCGAAGCTTACTACCAGAACGCTGAAGATAAAAAAACTGCCGTTAAGGAAATCCTAAATATTGCTGATTATCAAAGCTTTTTGAGTAAAAGTGGGTACCTTAATTCTTTCATGTCACAGTAA
- a CDS encoding leucine-rich repeat domain-containing protein: protein MKKFIFICWASLILFSGCGSDDGPAPIMLSSEKELLSFQFLISENPIDGNVIGEVDSANHTVLAVLPGATLKSSLVPQIRVSEGASTDIHGAYDFNNEITMTITAEDGTKSEYTITVVNERDALISLSRVGAASWSSSTYDLENWDGVTMSNGSVVGLDLSNNNAYYLPPEIRYLSNLETLILSENVLREIPDEIEGLKNLKVLSVGSNPPLRTISPKIGSLRSLEYLRLDNNPNLTSIPTEISQLTHLFQLDIYSTGLSAIPSEICEMEDMYETYISRGSTPCE, encoded by the coding sequence ATGAAGAAATTTATTTTTATCTGCTGGGCAAGCCTCATTTTATTCTCAGGCTGCGGGTCTGACGATGGCCCAGCCCCAATTATGCTAAGTAGTGAAAAGGAATTATTATCCTTTCAATTTTTAATTAGTGAAAACCCGATTGATGGCAATGTGATAGGTGAAGTAGATAGTGCCAATCATACTGTGCTAGCTGTGCTTCCCGGTGCTACACTGAAGAGCTCATTAGTGCCCCAAATAAGAGTTTCAGAAGGCGCCTCCACCGACATTCATGGAGCTTATGATTTTAATAATGAAATCACCATGACCATCACCGCTGAAGATGGCACTAAATCAGAATATACCATCACGGTAGTGAATGAAAGAGATGCCTTAATAAGCCTATCCCGAGTTGGTGCTGCCTCATGGAGTTCAAGCACCTATGATTTAGAGAACTGGGACGGCGTTACAATGAGTAATGGCTCAGTGGTAGGATTGGATCTCTCCAACAATAATGCATACTATTTACCACCTGAAATTAGATACCTAAGTAACCTTGAGACTTTAATTCTTAGCGAAAACGTTTTGCGTGAAATTCCTGATGAAATCGAAGGCCTGAAAAACCTCAAGGTGCTTTCAGTAGGTTCCAATCCTCCTTTAAGAACGATTTCTCCAAAAATTGGAAGCCTAAGAAGCCTTGAGTATTTGAGATTAGACAATAATCCGAACCTTACTTCCATTCCAACAGAAATTTCGCAATTGACCCATTTATTTCAATTAGACATTTATAGCACTGGTTTAAGCGCCATCCCTTCAGAAATATGTGAGATGGAAGACATGTACGAAACTTATATATCCAGAGGCAGTACCCCTTGCGAATAG
- the rplI gene encoding 50S ribosomal protein L9 — MEVILKQDIQGLGYKNDTVEVKPGYGRNYLIPQGFAIIASKSNSKMIAENIKQAAHKAEKIKKDAEEIAAKIGDMTIEIGTKAGESGKIFGAITTTQVAEKLKSKGFDIDKKKISFNENIKDLGEYTATIDLHRDVKHDVKINVIAE, encoded by the coding sequence ATGGAAGTAATATTAAAACAAGATATACAAGGACTTGGTTACAAGAATGACACTGTAGAGGTGAAGCCAGGTTACGGTCGCAACTACTTGATTCCTCAGGGTTTTGCTATCATTGCTAGCAAATCTAACTCTAAGATGATCGCTGAGAACATCAAGCAAGCAGCCCACAAAGCAGAAAAAATAAAGAAAGATGCTGAAGAAATTGCAGCTAAAATTGGCGATATGACTATCGAAATCGGTACGAAAGCTGGTGAAAGCGGTAAAATTTTCGGTGCTATCACTACTACTCAGGTAGCTGAAAAATTAAAATCTAAAGGATTTGATATTGACAAGAAGAAAATCTCTTTCAACGAAAATATCAAAGATCTTGGAGAGTACACAGCTACTATCGACCTTCATAGAGATGTGAAGCACGATGTTAAAATTAACGTTATAGCTGAGTAA
- a CDS encoding leucine-rich repeat domain-containing protein → MKTIYYLNLLTLIILTSLYSCKKDDDAPTPVELNDEKEITSFMFANSENSTLNGDLDLTIEESSKTISVVYTGWIDRTALTPEIEISEGATVSPTGPQNFAFPVMYTVTAEDGSTAEYMVDVSLVLSDKEVLTEIDNLNPGNELGWDSENADLSSWNRVTVNSGDEVTNLLLDETKLKYVPREIDQLEMLRILDLEYNELTFLPHELGNITNLEVLRLSGNQLTELPDEITQLTNLTTLNASANSLSELPDNFGALNKIRYLNLTSNDFTEFDPEITKLTLIESLSFSDNNIGDLPESFSNLTSLKQLRMASAGLTSFPTVITEIESLELLWMSDNLISDLPEEMSNLINVDYVNLSSNAFTSIPKPLSEMPKLENLILTSNEIETIPTYIDDFPSLQFLTLWSNNITTIPEEMWSLSSLTYLHLESNSITQVSTSIGSMTQLTYLNLRDNSLTAIPKQIGQLTNLNTLNLAANNLTSIPSDVCDLETLHGTTIYIEDNVTCN, encoded by the coding sequence ATGAAAACTATATATTACCTCAACCTCCTGACATTAATAATACTAACATCGCTCTACAGCTGTAAAAAAGATGACGATGCCCCTACTCCGGTAGAGCTGAATGATGAGAAAGAAATCACCAGCTTTATGTTTGCCAACAGTGAAAACTCTACGCTAAATGGTGACTTGGATTTAACCATAGAAGAATCTTCTAAGACCATTTCAGTAGTTTACACCGGCTGGATAGACAGAACTGCCCTAACCCCTGAAATAGAAATCAGTGAAGGAGCTACCGTTTCACCTACTGGCCCTCAAAATTTCGCTTTCCCTGTAATGTATACCGTTACCGCGGAAGATGGAAGTACTGCGGAATATATGGTGGATGTGAGTCTTGTACTATCAGATAAAGAAGTACTGACAGAAATAGATAATCTGAACCCTGGAAATGAATTGGGATGGGACAGTGAAAATGCTGATTTAAGCAGTTGGAACAGGGTAACCGTCAATAGCGGTGATGAAGTAACTAACTTGCTTTTAGATGAAACAAAGCTAAAATATGTACCAAGAGAGATTGATCAACTTGAAATGCTTAGAATACTCGATCTTGAATATAACGAGCTCACTTTTCTACCTCATGAATTAGGCAATATAACTAACCTGGAAGTGCTCAGATTAAGTGGCAATCAACTTACGGAGCTGCCCGATGAAATTACTCAGCTAACTAATCTAACCACTTTAAACGCATCAGCAAACAGCTTATCAGAACTTCCAGATAATTTTGGAGCATTGAATAAAATCAGATACCTCAATTTGACTAGCAATGATTTCACTGAATTTGATCCTGAAATCACCAAATTGACATTAATAGAAAGCCTTTCATTTTCCGATAATAACATTGGTGACTTACCGGAAAGCTTTAGCAATCTCACATCCTTAAAACAGCTCAGAATGGCAAGTGCAGGTCTCACCTCTTTCCCTACTGTTATCACTGAAATAGAAAGTCTGGAGCTTCTTTGGATGAGTGATAATTTGATCTCTGACTTACCAGAAGAAATGAGCAATTTAATAAATGTAGATTATGTGAATCTTTCCAGCAATGCTTTCACCTCAATTCCCAAGCCCTTAAGCGAGATGCCGAAGCTGGAGAATTTGATATTAACGAGCAATGAAATAGAAACTATTCCTACCTATATTGATGACTTCCCATCTCTTCAGTTTTTGACACTCTGGAGCAATAATATCACCACCATTCCCGAAGAAATGTGGAGTCTCAGCTCATTAACCTATTTGCATCTGGAAAGCAATAGCATAACTCAGGTCTCTACTTCCATAGGCTCAATGACTCAATTGACCTACCTCAATTTAAGAGATAACTCACTGACCGCTATACCAAAGCAGATTGGTCAGCTCACTAATCTTAACACCCTAAACCTCGCGGCCAACAACCTTACATCTATACCTAGTGATGTATGTGATCTTGAAACTTTGCATGGTACCACTATTTACATTGAAGACAATGTGACTTGTAACTGA
- a CDS encoding tetratricopeptide repeat protein, producing MFCSNPSYLSMQRALHFLIIIINISILTACAQPPNEVENAAQLFNEEKYNEALTIINSYLASYPKDELAWTIKSRIHAATGELDSAVYSINQATKTNNYEKANIYKAMIYHQANLYSDREALKILEKYQFKYTDDLEIQSIIGSLHYKTNMLKEAEQDFELILKQKPNNYNALSYLGAVNRKQNKPDIALEYLNKAIDIDSTDYFAFEQRALLYTSANLYEKAILDHSRLIRITKNIPTLSTIYAFTFNNRGFAKYKLGKLDEALDDINSSLQLAPENAYAYKNRALVHLEKGNMELACEDLFKSSLLGFEEKYGNEVNALIQENCK from the coding sequence ATGTTCTGTTCAAATCCTTCTTATCTCTCTATGCAGAGAGCTCTTCACTTCCTTATAATAATAATTAATATTTCGATTTTAACAGCCTGTGCGCAGCCACCTAATGAAGTGGAAAATGCTGCTCAGCTTTTTAATGAGGAAAAGTACAATGAGGCTCTAACTATAATAAATTCTTACTTAGCATCTTACCCCAAAGATGAGCTGGCTTGGACCATTAAAAGTCGCATTCATGCAGCTACCGGCGAGCTAGATTCTGCGGTTTATTCAATAAATCAGGCTACCAAAACTAATAATTATGAAAAGGCTAATATCTATAAGGCCATGATATATCACCAAGCCAATCTCTATTCAGATAGAGAAGCATTGAAAATACTAGAAAAGTATCAGTTTAAGTATACAGATGATCTTGAAATACAATCAATCATAGGCTCACTTCATTATAAAACAAACATGCTCAAAGAAGCCGAGCAGGATTTCGAACTTATTCTAAAACAAAAGCCAAATAATTACAATGCTCTTAGTTATCTAGGTGCAGTAAATAGAAAACAAAATAAACCTGACATTGCATTGGAATACCTGAATAAAGCCATAGACATTGATTCAACCGATTATTTTGCCTTTGAACAACGGGCGTTGCTGTATACATCTGCCAACTTATACGAGAAAGCGATTTTGGATCATAGCAGGCTAATTAGGATTACAAAAAATATCCCTACGCTTTCTACAATCTACGCATTTACCTTCAACAACAGAGGCTTTGCAAAATACAAGCTCGGAAAGTTAGATGAGGCGCTGGATGACATTAATTCTTCCCTGCAATTAGCCCCAGAAAATGCCTATGCTTATAAAAATAGAGCACTGGTACATTTGGAAAAAGGAAATATGGAACTAGCCTGCGAAGATCTCTTTAAATCCTCTTTACTGGGCTTTGAGGAAAAGTATGGTAATGAAGTGAATGCCCTGATACAAGAAAACTGCAAATAA
- a CDS encoding n-acetylglutamate synthase encodes MNYHHKKFRPLSNSENGEISEDTIFHYHQEGNILTCEYSGSQIKKGHLIGLVDEDGNINMRYHQINAKGELMTGICQSTPEVLPSGKVRLHEKWQWTSGDMSHGESLLEEI; translated from the coding sequence ATGAACTACCACCATAAAAAGTTTAGACCACTGAGCAACTCTGAAAATGGTGAGATATCCGAGGATACTATTTTCCATTATCATCAGGAGGGTAATATTTTAACCTGTGAATATAGCGGTAGTCAGATCAAAAAAGGACACCTCATTGGCCTGGTAGATGAAGATGGAAACATCAACATGAGGTACCATCAAATCAACGCTAAAGGTGAATTGATGACTGGCATTTGTCAGTCTACACCTGAGGTTTTACCTTCCGGCAAGGTACGCCTACATGAAAAATGGCAATGGACCTCAGGAGATATGTCCCATGGTGAATCCTTATTGGAGGAGATATGA
- the rpsF gene encoding 30S ribosomal protein S6, with amino-acid sequence MKNYETVFILNPVLSEEQMKDTVAKFVQVLKDGEANIINEEQWGLKKLAYPIQHKSTGFYNLVEFEANPELVDKLETEFRRDEAIMRFLTVSLDKHAIEYNEKRRKGAFRKDKKKAKEEPAS; translated from the coding sequence ATGAAAAATTACGAGACGGTATTCATTTTAAATCCCGTTTTGTCTGAGGAGCAGATGAAGGATACTGTCGCAAAATTCGTACAGGTATTGAAAGATGGTGAAGCAAACATCATCAATGAAGAACAGTGGGGACTAAAAAAGCTGGCTTATCCTATCCAGCATAAATCTACTGGTTTCTATAACCTGGTTGAATTTGAGGCGAATCCTGAGCTTGTAGACAAATTAGAGACTGAGTTTAGAAGAGACGAGGCAATCATGAGATTCCTTACAGTTTCTTTAGACAAGCACGCTATCGAGTATAACGAAAAGCGTAGAAAAGGAGCATTTAGAAAAGATAAGAAGAAGGCTAAGGAGGAGCCAGCATCATGA
- the rpsR gene encoding 30S ribosomal protein S18 has translation MTLMNEPVNRNENKNKYCRFKKNGIKYIDYKDPDFLLKFVNEQGKILPRRITGTSLKFQKKVSQAVKRARHIALLPYVTDSLK, from the coding sequence ATGACATTAATGAACGAACCTGTAAACAGGAACGAAAACAAGAACAAATACTGCCGTTTCAAGAAAAACGGTATCAAATACATCGATTACAAGGATCCTGATTTCTTGTTGAAGTTTGTAAATGAGCAAGGTAAAATTTTACCAAGAAGAATAACTGGTACTAGCTTAAAATTCCAAAAGAAAGTATCTCAGGCAGTAAAAAGAGCTAGACACATAGCTTTATTGCCATATGTAACCGATTCTTTAAAATAA
- a CDS encoding leucine-rich repeat domain-containing protein, translated as MKKTAFILLTFFLLATACGSDDDGPAPVMLSSEKELLSFQFLISENPIGSNVIGEIDTLNHTITAVLPGATLKTSLVPHIQVSSGATINVFGAYDFSNESTITVTAEDGSTADYEVKVMNEKDALVAIYNANPDSWGLEWDVRSDDIENWDGIEMVNGVITKLTLGNIGLTNIPPEIQYLKNLKILLIHMNDFEILPDEIGKLTNLEYFSCGINSELNYVSPQIGQLKKLYRLHLDNCRQLNSIPKEIGELSNLKGLYINGNGHGSNVPEEICNLKDTYGTTIFGACD; from the coding sequence ATGAAAAAAACAGCATTTATATTATTGACATTTTTTCTGTTGGCTACAGCCTGCGGTTCTGATGACGATGGCCCAGCCCCAGTTATGCTGAGTAGTGAAAAGGAATTATTATCCTTTCAATTTCTCATTAGCGAAAACCCGATCGGCAGCAATGTGATTGGGGAAATTGACACCCTAAATCACACCATAACAGCTGTGCTTCCAGGTGCCACTTTAAAAACTTCACTCGTACCCCACATTCAAGTATCTTCAGGCGCTACCATTAATGTCTTTGGCGCCTATGATTTCAGCAATGAGAGCACCATCACGGTAACGGCTGAAGATGGATCTACTGCTGACTACGAAGTGAAAGTCATGAATGAAAAGGATGCTCTGGTAGCTATTTACAATGCTAATCCTGACAGCTGGGGGCTAGAATGGGACGTTAGATCGGATGATATAGAGAATTGGGATGGAATTGAAATGGTTAATGGGGTGATCACCAAGTTGACTCTTGGTAACATCGGTTTAACGAATATTCCACCTGAAATTCAGTATTTAAAGAACCTCAAGATATTACTTATTCACATGAATGATTTTGAGATATTACCAGATGAAATAGGTAAGTTGACTAACCTTGAATACTTTTCTTGTGGCATAAACAGTGAGCTTAACTACGTATCTCCTCAGATTGGCCAGTTAAAAAAACTTTACAGGCTACATCTCGATAATTGTCGTCAACTGAATTCTATACCAAAAGAAATAGGCGAGTTATCCAACCTTAAAGGCCTTTACATCAATGGCAATGGACATGGGAGTAATGTACCTGAAGAAATATGTAATTTGAAGGATACCTATGGCACTACCATTTTTGGCGCATGTGATTAA
- a CDS encoding class I SAM-dependent methyltransferase has translation MSKQKWDDRYEETGFAYGSAPNEFFKLWLEKLSPGKILMPADGEGRNGVFAAEKGWDVTSMDLSEEGKKKAMALAIDKQVPLQYIVGDLNDLSFEESSFDAIGLIYAHFPGPIKSKLHQKLNLYLKPGGIIIFEAFSKSHLPIVQQNPAVGGPRDLETLFSTEEIENDFCNYENLYLKEELNELSEGKYHNGTGSVVRFVGKKL, from the coding sequence ATGTCAAAACAAAAATGGGATGATCGCTACGAAGAAACCGGTTTTGCCTACGGCTCCGCTCCTAATGAATTCTTTAAGCTTTGGTTAGAAAAATTAAGCCCTGGAAAAATACTAATGCCGGCAGATGGTGAAGGCAGAAATGGTGTATTTGCCGCTGAAAAAGGCTGGGACGTCACTAGCATGGATTTAAGCGAAGAAGGAAAAAAAAAGGCAATGGCTCTGGCCATAGACAAGCAGGTGCCCTTGCAATACATTGTTGGCGATCTGAATGACCTCTCATTTGAAGAAAGCAGCTTTGATGCTATAGGGCTCATTTATGCTCACTTTCCAGGCCCGATCAAGTCAAAATTACACCAAAAACTGAATCTATACCTTAAGCCTGGTGGCATCATCATATTTGAAGCATTTAGCAAAAGTCACCTACCCATAGTGCAGCAAAATCCTGCCGTAGGAGGCCCCAGAGACCTGGAGACTCTTTTTTCTACAGAAGAAATAGAAAATGATTTCTGCAATTATGAAAACTTATACCTGAAGGAAGAACTCAATGAGCTATCAGAGGGAAAGTATCATAACGGCACAGGCTCCGTGGTGAGGTTTGTAGGAAAGAAATTATAA
- a CDS encoding alpha/beta hydrolase, with amino-acid sequence MKYYVKYFLLFFLFSTTAFAAEVDTVTTHSTSMNKDINAVVITPKSYSKKKQFPVVYLLHGYSGNYKEWVRNVPKIKDLADQYGMIIVCPDGNYGSWYMDSPVKKESKFETYIVKELVSYVDKNYSTIAKREGRAITGLSMGGHGGLYLAFRNQDVFASAGSMSGGVDLKPFPNNWELASLLGTYAEHPENWEANSVIELTHLLTPNSLAISIECGTDDFFYAANVKLHEKLVYHNIPHRFTSSPGGHTWEFWSNAIDYQLAFFNVQFNKK; translated from the coding sequence ATGAAATACTACGTTAAATATTTTTTACTCTTTTTCCTATTTTCCACAACAGCTTTTGCCGCTGAGGTAGATACTGTTACTACCCACAGTACATCCATGAACAAGGATATCAATGCTGTGGTGATTACTCCTAAAAGCTATTCTAAAAAGAAGCAGTTTCCGGTGGTGTACCTTCTCCATGGCTATTCTGGTAATTATAAAGAATGGGTAAGGAATGTACCTAAGATTAAAGATTTGGCCGATCAATACGGGATGATTATCGTTTGCCCTGATGGTAATTATGGCAGTTGGTATATGGACAGCCCAGTGAAAAAGGAATCGAAATTTGAGACTTACATCGTAAAGGAATTGGTTAGTTATGTAGACAAAAACTATAGTACTATTGCCAAAAGAGAAGGGCGTGCCATTACTGGCTTGAGCATGGGAGGTCATGGAGGCCTTTATCTGGCATTCAGAAATCAGGATGTTTTTGCCAGTGCAGGAAGCATGAGTGGAGGTGTGGACTTAAAGCCGTTTCCAAATAACTGGGAATTAGCCAGTTTACTAGGCACTTATGCCGAGCATCCAGAAAATTGGGAGGCTAACAGTGTAATTGAACTGACTCACCTGCTTACGCCTAATTCATTGGCCATTTCTATTGAGTGTGGTACGGATGATTTCTTTTATGCTGCCAATGTAAAGCTCCATGAAAAGCTAGTTTACCATAATATTCCTCACCGTTTTACCTCAAGCCCTGGCGGACATACCTGGGAGTTTTGGAGTAATGCTATTGATTATCAGCTGGCGTTTTTTAACGTTCAGTTCAATAAGAAATAA